One Paraburkholderia phytofirmans OLGA172 genomic window carries:
- a CDS encoding tetratricopeptide repeat protein — protein sequence MTDLNIEPADSQVANLRARAAAPHAGAADCLAFGQTLLQHAGRGKAAQREALAALVRAYQLDPSCEPTLLHTIAQTAFVVRDWALVDSATTLLLERNTEDANALIWRAAAVQQRNDFDTAERLLREAVRVVPGNPVALHKLALCIKEQARFQEAEALLRQVLALSPNNAHALFDLSELEIRTARFTEGWAHYESRVAFGDDLNNAQHALAAISAHWQGESLEGKTLIVYGEQGNGDCLWAVRFLPLLAERARREGGRVIFGHDGPLRHLFERMLPADLPLETNLETRPDFHCGLMSLPLRLGVFDAKGWGAPYLGAEPARVQAWRERVQAHTAGKPGNRKVGLVWNGNPDHIRDRRRSVPVEQLEPLLSVPGVTWFAVSPGRSETVAQWRAQRLDIVDLTHHFQSGFDDVAALLANLDLVVTIDSGPAHLAGALGVPTCLMIDHVSAWFWGDESRTTDWYDAIELFRQPEIGAWAPVLAKVRERIELMRGV from the coding sequence ATGACCGATTTGAATATCGAGCCGGCAGATAGCCAAGTCGCGAACCTGCGAGCGCGTGCCGCCGCCCCGCATGCCGGCGCGGCCGACTGCCTCGCCTTCGGACAAACGCTGCTGCAGCACGCTGGCCGCGGCAAAGCTGCCCAGCGCGAAGCGCTTGCAGCGCTCGTGCGCGCCTATCAGCTCGATCCCTCTTGCGAACCCACACTGCTTCACACGATTGCGCAGACGGCGTTCGTCGTGCGCGACTGGGCACTCGTCGATTCCGCCACTACGCTGCTTCTCGAACGGAACACCGAAGACGCCAACGCGCTGATCTGGCGCGCCGCCGCCGTGCAACAACGCAACGACTTCGACACGGCGGAGCGGCTGCTGCGCGAAGCGGTGCGTGTCGTGCCCGGTAATCCGGTGGCGCTTCACAAGCTCGCGTTGTGCATCAAGGAGCAGGCACGTTTCCAGGAAGCGGAAGCCTTGCTCAGGCAGGTGCTTGCTTTGTCGCCGAATAACGCGCATGCGCTGTTCGATCTGTCGGAGCTCGAAATCCGCACGGCACGTTTCACCGAAGGCTGGGCGCATTACGAGTCACGTGTCGCGTTCGGCGACGATTTGAATAACGCGCAGCATGCGCTTGCTGCGATCAGCGCGCATTGGCAGGGCGAATCGCTGGAAGGCAAAACGCTGATCGTGTATGGCGAGCAAGGCAACGGCGACTGCCTGTGGGCGGTGCGCTTTCTGCCGCTGCTGGCCGAGCGGGCGCGACGCGAAGGCGGCCGGGTGATTTTCGGTCACGACGGGCCCTTGCGGCATCTATTCGAACGAATGCTGCCGGCCGACTTGCCGCTCGAAACGAACCTTGAAACGCGGCCTGATTTCCATTGCGGGTTGATGAGCTTGCCGCTGCGGCTTGGCGTCTTCGATGCAAAAGGGTGGGGCGCGCCGTATCTGGGCGCTGAGCCCGCGCGTGTGCAGGCGTGGCGCGAGCGGGTCCAGGCGCACACGGCCGGCAAGCCGGGTAATCGCAAAGTCGGTCTGGTGTGGAACGGCAATCCTGACCATATCCGCGATAGGCGGCGGTCGGTGCCCGTCGAGCAACTCGAGCCGCTATTGAGCGTGCCCGGTGTTACCTGGTTTGCGGTGTCGCCCGGGCGCAGCGAGACGGTCGCGCAGTGGCGGGCACAGCGTCTCGATATAGTCGACTTGACCCATCATTTTCAGTCCGGATTCGACGACGTCGCTGCGTTGCTGGCGAATCTGGATCTGGTCGTCACGATTGATAGCGGACCGGCGCATCTGGCGGGAGCGCTCGGCGTGCCGACGTGTTTGATGATCGATCATGTGTCGGCATGGTTTTGGGGCGATGAATCGCGCACCACGGACTGGTATGACGCTATTGAGCTCTTTCGGCAGCCTGAGATTGGTGCGTGGGCGCCGGTGCTGGCCAAGGTGCGAGAGCGGATTGAACTGATGCGGGGCGTTTGA
- a CDS encoding electron transfer flavoprotein-ubiquinone oxidoreductase, whose translation MTPASLIEQYGPRESMEYDVVIVGGGPAGLSAAIRLKQLAAEKSVEIGVCVLEKGSEIGAHILSGAVMDPRAITELIPDWKEKGAPLTVDVTEDKFLFLTETGSKSVPTWALPDNFKNHGNYVISLANVTRWLGQQAEALGVEIFPGFPAAEILYNDDGSVKGVATGNLGIGKDGEPTENFQLGMELHAKYTLFCEGARGHLGRQLNDRFKLREGVDPQVHGIGIKELWEIDPSKHKPGLVMHTAGWPLENDTYGGSFLYHMDNNQVVVGFVVGLGYTNPYLSPFEEFQRYKTHPAIRAVLEGGKRVSYGARAITAGGLMSLPKLVFPGGALVGDDAGFLNASRIKGSHAAIKTGMLAAEAAFDAVQAGRQADELVAYPESFRTSWLHTELHRARNFKQWMSKGLYLGTLMVGIEQKLLGGNVPWTLHHHHSDHEMLKPASQCKPIVYPKPDGKLTFDRLSSVFISNTNHEENQPAHLTLKDPSVPVNVNWQTYAGPESRYCPAAVYEFVKNDDGSERLVINAQNCVHCKTCDIKDPTQNIVWVTPEGGGGPNYPNM comes from the coding sequence ATGACCCCCGCAAGTCTCATTGAGCAATACGGTCCACGCGAGTCGATGGAATACGACGTCGTGATCGTCGGCGGCGGCCCGGCTGGCCTGTCGGCCGCGATCCGCCTGAAGCAGCTGGCAGCTGAGAAAAGCGTCGAGATTGGCGTGTGCGTACTGGAAAAAGGCTCGGAGATCGGGGCGCATATCCTGTCGGGCGCGGTGATGGATCCGCGCGCGATCACCGAACTGATCCCCGACTGGAAGGAAAAAGGCGCGCCGCTGACGGTGGACGTGACCGAAGACAAATTCCTGTTCCTCACCGAAACCGGTTCGAAGAGCGTGCCCACCTGGGCGCTGCCGGATAACTTCAAGAACCACGGCAACTACGTGATCAGCCTCGCGAATGTCACGCGCTGGCTGGGTCAGCAGGCCGAGGCGCTGGGCGTGGAGATTTTTCCGGGCTTTCCGGCGGCGGAAATTCTGTACAACGACGACGGCTCGGTCAAGGGTGTCGCGACCGGCAACCTCGGGATTGGCAAGGACGGCGAACCCACCGAGAATTTCCAACTCGGCATGGAACTGCATGCGAAATACACGCTGTTCTGCGAAGGCGCACGCGGGCACCTCGGCCGTCAACTGAACGACAGATTCAAGCTGCGCGAAGGCGTCGATCCGCAGGTCCACGGGATCGGCATCAAGGAACTGTGGGAAATCGATCCTTCGAAGCACAAGCCGGGTCTGGTGATGCATACCGCCGGCTGGCCGCTGGAAAACGACACGTACGGTGGCTCGTTCCTCTATCACATGGACAACAACCAGGTGGTGGTGGGCTTCGTGGTCGGCCTCGGCTACACGAACCCGTATCTGTCGCCGTTCGAGGAGTTCCAGCGCTACAAGACGCATCCGGCGATCCGCGCGGTGCTCGAAGGCGGCAAGCGGGTGTCGTATGGCGCACGGGCGATTACGGCGGGCGGCCTGATGTCGCTGCCGAAGCTGGTGTTCCCGGGCGGTGCGCTGGTGGGCGACGATGCGGGCTTCCTGAACGCATCGCGCATCAAGGGTTCGCACGCGGCAATCAAGACCGGCATGCTGGCCGCTGAAGCGGCATTCGATGCCGTGCAGGCAGGACGTCAGGCTGATGAACTGGTGGCCTATCCGGAGTCGTTCAGGACGTCGTGGCTGCACACCGAACTGCATCGTGCGCGCAACTTCAAGCAGTGGATGAGCAAGGGCCTGTACCTCGGCACGCTGATGGTCGGCATCGAGCAGAAACTGCTGGGCGGTAACGTGCCCTGGACGCTGCATCACCACCATTCCGACCACGAGATGCTGAAACCGGCGTCGCAGTGCAAGCCGATTGTTTATCCGAAGCCGGATGGGAAGCTGACTTTCGACCGCCTGTCGTCGGTGTTCATCTCGAACACCAACCATGAAGAGAACCAGCCGGCCCACCTGACGCTGAAAGATCCTTCGGTGCCGGTGAATGTGAACTGGCAGACCTATGCCGGTCCGGAGTCACGCTACTGCCCCGCTGCGGTGTACGAGTTCGTGAAGAACGACGACGGCAGCGAGCGGCTGGTGATCAACGCGCAGAACTGCGTGCACTGCAAGACCTGCGACATCAAGGACCCGACCCAGAACATCGTCTGGGTGACGCCTGAGGGCGGCGGTGGGCCGAATTACCCGAATATGTGA
- the aroC gene encoding chorismate synthase produces MSGNTLGTLFTVTTFGESHGPAIGCVIDGCPPGMALGEADIQFELDRRKPGTSRHVTQRQEEDKVEILSGVFEGQTTGAPIALLIRNTDQRSKDYGNIADTFRPGHADYTYWQKYGIRDYRGGGRSSARLTAPTVAAGAVAKKWLREKFGTEIRGYMAALGEIDVPFVDWVHVRENPFFVPNAGIVPELENYMDALRKDGDSIGARINVVASGVPVGLGEPLFDRLDADIAHAMMGINAVKGVEIGAGFASVAQRGSVHGDELTPEGFVGNHAGGVLGGISTGQDITVSIAIKPTSSIRTPRRSIDKAGQPAIVETFGRHDPCVGIRATPIAESMLALVLIDHALRHRAQCGDVAVSTPKIAASAP; encoded by the coding sequence ATGTCCGGCAACACGCTCGGTACGCTTTTCACTGTCACGACCTTCGGCGAATCGCACGGCCCCGCTATCGGCTGCGTGATCGACGGCTGCCCGCCCGGCATGGCGCTTGGCGAAGCCGATATCCAGTTCGAACTCGACCGCCGCAAGCCGGGCACGTCGCGCCACGTTACGCAGCGTCAGGAAGAAGACAAGGTCGAGATCCTGTCGGGCGTGTTCGAAGGCCAGACCACCGGCGCGCCGATCGCGCTGCTGATCCGCAATACAGACCAGCGCAGCAAGGACTACGGCAATATTGCGGACACCTTCCGGCCCGGTCACGCCGACTACACCTACTGGCAGAAATACGGCATTCGCGATTATCGCGGTGGTGGCCGTTCGTCGGCCCGTCTGACTGCACCCACGGTGGCGGCCGGCGCGGTAGCGAAGAAATGGCTGCGCGAAAAATTCGGTACCGAGATCCGCGGCTACATGGCGGCGCTAGGCGAGATCGACGTACCGTTCGTCGACTGGGTGCACGTGCGTGAGAACCCGTTCTTCGTGCCGAATGCTGGGATCGTGCCGGAACTCGAAAACTACATGGACGCGTTGCGCAAAGACGGCGACTCGATCGGCGCGCGTATCAACGTCGTGGCTTCGGGCGTGCCGGTCGGGCTTGGCGAGCCGCTGTTCGACCGCCTCGACGCGGACATTGCGCACGCCATGATGGGCATCAATGCGGTGAAGGGCGTCGAGATCGGCGCGGGCTTTGCCAGCGTCGCGCAGCGCGGCTCGGTACACGGCGACGAATTGACGCCGGAGGGCTTCGTCGGCAATCACGCGGGCGGCGTGCTCGGCGGTATTTCGACCGGGCAGGACATCACGGTGTCGATCGCGATCAAGCCGACTTCGAGCATCCGCACGCCGCGCCGCTCGATCGACAAGGCAGGGCAGCCGGCCATCGTCGAAACGTTCGGGCGCCATGACCCGTGCGTCGGCATCCGTGCCACGCCGATCGCCGAATCCATGCTTGCGCTGGTGCTGATCGACCACGCACTGCGCCACCGTGCGCAATGCGGCGATGTCGCTGTGAGCACGCCGAAGATCGCGGCGAGCGCGCCGTAA